TCCGCCATGCCCCGCACCCAATAGCCCGCGCTTTTTCTCCAGCCAGCGGATGATCCCTGGCGGTGAACCGGGCACGGACAGCCTTGGCAACAGAGGCTTCGGCGGCGATCCAGAGGAACCTGGGCGCGGCAAGATCGAGCGCCCGCACGGCGGCCGGCAACACCTCGGGGTCGGCGCTTTGCTGATCCGGCTGTTTGGACGGGTCGCGCACGGCGGCAATCCTCTGCGCGCTATCGCCCCCCCGGGCTTTCTCTGTGAAACGGCCCATGGCGGGCAGCGCAGTTTCACCCCCGATCAACAGCCAGTTGTGGACCCCCGAGACCTCGCGGGACCCGCGCGAACCACCGGCGGTCAAGCTGTCCCCCACAGCGACATTCTGCGCCCCTTCGGTCGCCCGCCCCGCAGCATGGACAGCGAAATCCAAAACCAGTTCGCAGGCTTCACTGTCCTACCGGCGCCCTGAGCATTTTTGGGAATTCGAAGTGGGAACACCCATGGCCGGACCTACCCCTTCTGATCCTTTTGATCAAAGAGACGCCCACCCAGCCGTGTCGCCTTTCGGATGCGCTTTCCGAAATTTCGCAATGGCGCGTGTGGCCCCCGGCGACGGCCTGCGTCGGGCCCACCCGCGAAAGCGTCGGCCCCGAGCCTTTCCAAGACCCGCCGCCTGTGTTTGAAAGAACCAAATTCCAACAGAGGTCTCCCACATGAAAACCCGCGCAGCCGTTGCCTTCGAGGCGAAGAAACCCCTTGAGATCGTCGAGCTTGACCTGGAAGGTCCCAAAGCGGGCGAAGTTCTGGTCGAGATCATGGCAACCGGCATCTGCCACACCGACGCCTACACCCTTGACGGCCTCGACAGCGAAGGCCTGTTCCCTTCGGTCCTCGGCCACGAAGGCGCCGGCATCATCCGTGCCGTCGGCCCCGGCGTGACCAGCGTCAAGCAGGACGATCACGTCATCCCGCTTTACACACCCGAATGCCGCCAGTGCAAAAGCTGCCTGTCGGGCAAGACCAACCTCTGCACCGCCATCCGCGCCACCCAGGGCAAGGGCCTGATGCCCGACGGCACCTCGCGCTTCAGCTACAAGGGCGAGACGATCTATCATTACATGGGTTGCTCGACCTTCTCGAACTTCACCGTGCTGCCTGAAATCGCCGTGGCGAAGATCCGCGAAGACGCGCCCTTCAACACGTCCTGCTACATCGGCTGCGGCGTCACCACCGGCGTCGGCGCGGTGACCAACACGGCCAAGGTCACGCCCGGCTCCAACGTGGTGGTCTTCGGTCTGGGCGGCATCGGGCTGAACGTCCTGCAGGCCGCCCGCATGGTCGGCGCCGACAAGATCATCGGCGTGGACATCAACGACAGCAAGGAAGACTGGGGTCGCAAGTTCGGCATGACCCACTTCGTGAACCCCACCAGGATCGACGACGATATCGTATCCGAACTGGTCAAGCTGACCGATGGCGGCGCCGATTACACCTTTGACTGCACCGGCAACACCACCGTGATGCGCCAGGCGCTCGAGGCCTGCCACCGCGGTTGGGGCGTCTCCACCGTGATCGGCGTGGCCGAAGCGGGCAAGGAAATCTCCACCCGTCCCTTCCAGCTTGTCACGGGCCGCGTCTGGCAGGGTTCGGCCTTCGGCGGCGCCAAGGGGCGCACCGACGTGCCGAAGATCGTCGACTGGTACATGAACGGCAAGATCGAGATCGACTCGATGATCACCCACCAGCTGACCCTGGAAGAGATCAACAAGGGCTTCGACCTGATGCACGCCGGGGAATCGATCCGTTCCGTGGTGGTCTACTGATGAAGACCGTCAGCACCAACAAGACCTTCGGCGGCAGCCAGGGGGTCTATACCCATGCATCGACGGAAACGGGGACAGAGATGACATTCTCCGTTTTCGTCCCCGACCATGCACCGGGAGAGAACCTGCCGGTGGTCTGGTATCTGTCCGGACTGACCTGCACCCACGCCAATGTCACCGAAAAGGGCGATTTTCGCGCCCATTGCGCCCGCCATCGGCTGATCTTCGTCGCGCCGGATACCTCTCCGCGCGGCGAAGGCGTGCCGGACGACGGCGACGCGGCCTATGACTTCGGTCTCGGAGCCGGGTTCTACGTCAATGCGACGCAGGGCCCCTTTGCCGCCAACTACCGCATGCGGGCCTATGTCGAAGACGAGCTTCCGGCCCTGATCGCCGCCGAATTCCCATCTGACATGACGCGCCAGGGGATCATGG
The Pseudooceanicola algae genome window above contains:
- a CDS encoding SIP domain-containing protein; the encoded protein is MGDSLTAGGSRGSREVSGVHNWLLIGGETALPAMGRFTEKARGGDSAQRIAAVRDPSKQPDQQSADPEVLPAAVRALDLAAPRFLWIAAEASVAKAVRARFTARDHPLAGEKARAIGCGAWRTRPCISTDAARRHRRGLSASRPEPERLLPFRA
- a CDS encoding S-(hydroxymethyl)glutathione dehydrogenase/class III alcohol dehydrogenase, translating into MKTRAAVAFEAKKPLEIVELDLEGPKAGEVLVEIMATGICHTDAYTLDGLDSEGLFPSVLGHEGAGIIRAVGPGVTSVKQDDHVIPLYTPECRQCKSCLSGKTNLCTAIRATQGKGLMPDGTSRFSYKGETIYHYMGCSTFSNFTVLPEIAVAKIREDAPFNTSCYIGCGVTTGVGAVTNTAKVTPGSNVVVFGLGGIGLNVLQAARMVGADKIIGVDINDSKEDWGRKFGMTHFVNPTRIDDDIVSELVKLTDGGADYTFDCTGNTTVMRQALEACHRGWGVSTVIGVAEAGKEISTRPFQLVTGRVWQGSAFGGAKGRTDVPKIVDWYMNGKIEIDSMITHQLTLEEINKGFDLMHAGESIRSVVVY
- the fghA gene encoding S-formylglutathione hydrolase → MKTVSTNKTFGGSQGVYTHASTETGTEMTFSVFVPDHAPGENLPVVWYLSGLTCTHANVTEKGDFRAHCARHRLIFVAPDTSPRGEGVPDDGDAAYDFGLGAGFYVNATQGPFAANYRMRAYVEDELPALIAAEFPSDMTRQGIMGHSMGGHGALTIALRNPDRYKAVSAFAPIVSPLNCPWGEKALTGYIGADRDQWRAYDACALIKDGARLPDLLVDQGTADGFLEDQLKPELLVATCTAADQPLTLRMQEGYDHSYYFISTFMGDHLDWHAARLKA